The Cucurbita pepo subsp. pepo cultivar mu-cu-16 chromosome LG08, ASM280686v2, whole genome shotgun sequence genome contains a region encoding:
- the LOC111800653 gene encoding uncharacterized protein LOC111800653 isoform X2 — protein sequence MDYDDNDFQSQNLHLAGEGSAKFPPVLRQYALPKFDFDDPLQGHVRFDSLVEAEVFLGIENNEDNQWIEDYSRGSSGIGISSCAAESCSILRRKNVWSEATSSESVEMLLKSVGQEDINLAPTVTGKSNACEKLDYLTNPMDPTLKDDGSSFSEVGDVQPTLLPDISLEELHVNEDIRGEQQQPQMDDPTEFQGIQTVDGSLDEDDPGVSHELDDIPASEGSPVIEENSKLTCPSTPGTFAAISLEDKGQDDFTASGKHINNLVTFTQAGSGKLSNQNIEQQIKDLCKNPVNTHIENIEQDSHDFSKEDHPLLSPTVAVERLIVDSTTANFQSHASMTLKGDCEFHSGSGEFTSGVPAETDNFDDKVLCNNLEIGNPSEENMHEVLPTVVEGDARTEACAGEGENIDAEVCAFQGPKVHSVGQMANTQEILIEEQQCFPLDIEIQNSKSESSASAIDESNSSKVDKSISGHIRDIPDNFSKETQGIVSSRDVCECTLPSDNFPTTGAESTHLCEENKPCQPVDSHAEHASVSDMEERRLSSDSISVNDKTTESPVTDKRIVSPSFQQSGVESETIDTKLESSVNAGEESVSVSTSDHTSEAVCAISVSGLEDANVRPCGILQGDSLPLVEALTDRKDADDKEYLLQPNVVEFTQPDRKEESVVILPAEGSSLLDTSQPVAEFHPLSQADKSACVTAGQGLDESVDQSISKNLNTDGCNTESQPIPQVDVANNLIQDCGQEMDIDPAFLKTTAKACGGVKKSGETFDTHQEDQENTKVLSESVGKNCQKAIAANTDNAAGLKEGSLCSATFPQPHEQTTVMESDNCTDTDKHPNLPDVVKTTVASCDPDEKDSNNGPLSKNVEAPEANGTVVGNASSGSQLPKGNGASESETVLTFVSSSSVDLPKNYSDIAVAPAANASLVVAGPQSSSGLSKLDVKNAQEISHRSPQVSEVKVARGRSKGTSERKNRRVSAKGSGKESSAKGSHMRKSEKLEQSKSTPMRNPGIFQLAQSNEIQHHGHVESSGAKPFVFIGASASSIPDLNNSLKNSASPSQMFLQPFTDLQQVQLRAQIFVYGALIQGTAPDEAYMLAAFGGHDGRTNLWENAWRMCVDRLHGKKTQPINPETPLQSQSGRSTEKGNKQSTLQSKAVSPPVSRVSSKNTSTVLNPIIPLSSPLWNISTPSSTLQPSIMPRSPVIDYQQALSPLHPYQTPPVRNFIGHNLSWFSQTPLHSTWVATQTSTPDSGAQFSGLPNTEPVLLTPVKESSMPQSSTVKPSGSMVHGGTTCNALTGASPLLELKKVSVTTGQNLTESKTRKRKKITVSEDPGLITMQVQPHLKPVSAVVTTTISTLATSPSVYLKAPSENLILSASSLCPPTHPKNAGQDLRGKTMFSEETLGKVAEAKQVAEDAALFASEAVKHSAELWSQLDRQKNSELVSAVEAKLASAAVAIAAAASVAKAAAAAANVALNAARQAKLMADQALTSSSHEVSCHSNEVPVHGSAVGVGKATPASILRGEDGGNSSSSIIVAAREAARKRVEAASAASKHAENVDAIVKAAELAAAAVSQAGKLVAMSDPLPLGKLVEAGPEGYWKVPQVSSEMVMRSDDVNGGYSNSAIKHPREGLSGKNEIQASVNVTSLIPGDISMGSVENHPRLVEGIPSSVPPRENDLRGDKDQNASGLTKTIGVVPESEVGERSSQNECEKPKDLRQSSIKEGSHVEVFKDGNGLKASWFTANVLSVKEGKAYVSYTELQPEQGSGQLKEWVALDGQGGMAPRIRISRPMTSLPSEGTRKRRRAVAGDYIWSVGDKVDAWMQNSWHEGVVAEKDAKDETTYTVCFPARGETSTIKVWNLRPTLIWKDGEWLELSGSYVNDYSHETVMPQEKRMKLGSPAAEVKRKDKMPTIVEDVESVKPADSSLPSLAANEKIFNVGRHTQTENKSNPLKTGRTGMQKGTSRVVIGVPRPGKKRKFMEVSKHYDAGARTTEANDSAKLAKNLLPQGSTSKGSKRTSKYETKEKHANDAKPMGVKSGKQPSLSEEAVITKDPGSQNEGASGKNDQMDVPSFCSIEEAPEGSVLFPPAHAPKKASSFHSKPERANKGKLAPAAAKLAKIEEEKVFIGNSNKPNSNVIEPRRSNRRIQPTSRLLEGLQSSLTISKIPFISHDKGQRSQSRNASRGNKI from the exons ATGGATTATGATGACAATGACTTTCAAAGCCAGAATCTTCATTTAGCTGGTGAAGGAAGTGCCAAATTTCCTCCTGTTCTTCGGCAATATGCTCTCccaaagtttgattttgacgACCCCCTTCAGGGGCATGTAAGATTTGATAGTTTGGTTGAAGCTGAGGTGTTCTTGGGTATTGAGAATAACGAAGATAATCAGTGGATTGAAGATTATTCTCGTGGAAGTAGTGGGATAGGGATTAGTTCTTGTGCAGCAGAATCTTGTTCTATATTGAGACGGAAAAATGTTTGGTCGGAGGCCACTTCCTCTGAATCTGTTGAAATGTtattgaaatctgttgggcaGGAAGATATCAATCTCGCACCAACGGTTACTGGGAAGTCAAATGCTTGTGAGAAATTGGACTACCTAACAAACCCAATGGACCCTACTTTAAAAGATGACGGTAGTAGTTTTTCTGAAGTAGGCGATGTACAGCCTACGCTACTACCAGATATAAGTCTTGAGGAATTGCATGTTAATGAGGACATAAGAGGGGAGCAACAACAGCCTCAAATGGACGACCCTACTGAATTTCAAGGGATTCAAACTGTTGATGGAAGTTTGGATGAGGATGATCCCGGTGTTTCCCATGAACTTGATGACATTCCAGCAAGTGAGGGAAGTCCAGTTATTGAAGAAAACAGTAAGCTAACATGTCCAAGTACGCCTGGTACTTTTGCTGCCATATCATTGGAAGATAAAGGGCAAGATGATTTTACCGCTTCAGGAAagcatataaataatttggttACTTTCACGCAAGCAGGCAGTGGAAAGTTGAGCAATCAGAATATTGAACAGCAAATAAAAGATTTATGCAAGAATCCTGTTAACACacatattgaaaatattgaacAAGATTCACATGATTTTAGTAAAGAAGACCACCCTCTTTTATCACCTACAGTTGCAGTAGAAAGATTGATTGTGGATTCTACTACTGCGAATTTTCAGTCCCATGCAAGTATGACCTTGAAGGGAGATTGTGAGTTCCATTCAGGTAGTGGAGAGTTTACATCTGGAGTTCCTGCTGAAACTGACAATTTTGATGATAAGGTCTTGTGTAACAATTTGGAGATCGGGAATCCGTCCGAAGAAAACATGCATGAGGTATTACCTACAGTTGTTGAAGGCGATGCTAGAACGGAGGCTTGTGCAGGTGAGGGGGAAAACATTGATGCTGAAGTTTGTGCCTTTCAAGGGCCTAAAGTTCATTCAGTTGGGCAGATGGCTAATACACAGGAAATACTTATTGAAGAGCAGCAATGTTTTCCCTTGGACATAGAGATACAGAATAGTAAGTCTGAGTCTTCTGCATCTGCCATAGATGAAAGTAATTCCTCTAAGGTCGACAAAAGCATCAGTGGTCATATCAGAGATATTCCTGATAATTTTTCAAAGGAAACACAAGGTATTGTTAGTTCTAGAGATGTTTGTGAGTGCACTCTTCCCTCAGACAACTTTCCTACCACGGGGGCTGAATCAACACACTTATGCGAGGAAAATAAACCGTGCCAGCCAGTTGATAGCCATGCTGAACATGCTTCTGTCAGTGACATGGAAGAAAGGCGGTTATCTTCTGATTCTATTAGTGTGAATGACAAGACTACTGAGTCTCCTGTCACAGATAAGAGAATTGTATCCCCGTCTTTTCAACAGAGTGGTGTCGAAAGTGAGACGATAGATACAAAATTGGAGTCCAGTGTTAATGCTGGTGAGGAATCAG TGTCAGTTTCTACCTCTGACCACACATCTGAGGCAGTATGTGCTATATCAGTTTCTGGCTTAGAGGATGCCAATGTGAGACCATGTGGCATATTACAGGGCGACTCCTTACCCTTAGTTGAAGCTTTGACAGACAGAAAAGATGCTGATGACAAAGAGTATCTATTGCAACCTAATGTAGTGGAGTTTACTCAACCAgatagaaaagaagaaagtgtTGTGATACTTCCTGCTGAAGGAAGTTCTCTGTTGGATACTTCTCAACCTGTGGCGGAGTTTCATCCTCTTTCTCAAGCTGACAAATCTGCTTGTGTTACTGCTGGCCAGGGATTAGATGAAAGTGTTGATCAATCtatttcaaagaatttgaATACAGATGGCTGCAACACAGAGAGCCAACCTATTCCTCAAGTAGACGTTGCCAATAATCTTATCCAGGACTGCGGACAGGAAATGGACATTGATCCAGCTTTTTTGAAGACAACTGCAAAAGCATGTGGTGGTGTTAAAAAGTCAG GAGAAACATTTGATACTCATCAGGAAGATCAGGAAAATACTAAAGTTTTATCGGAATCTGTGGGAAAAAATTGTCAGAAAGCTATTGCAGCGAACACCGACA ATGCTGCTGGCTTAAAGGAAGGTTCATTATGTTCAGCTACTTTTCCTCAACCTCATGAACAGACGACTGTGATGGAGAGTGATAATTGTACTGATACTGATAAACATCCTAATTTACCTGATGTTGTCAAAACTACTGTGGCTTCTTGTGATCCAGATGAAAAGGATTCAAATAATGGGCCATTAAGTAAGAATGTTGAAGCTCCAGAGGCCAATGGTACGGTGGTTGGCAATGCATCGTCTGGTTCCCAGTTGCCCAAAGGAAACGGTGCCTCCGAAAGTGAGACAGTTCTTACCTTTGTGTCCAGTTCATCGGTAGATCTGCCAAAAAATTATTCTGATATTGCAGTTGCACCAGCAGCCAATGCTTCTTTG GTTGTGGCGGGACCTCAATCATCTTCTGGCCTATCCAAATTGGACGTCAAGAATGCTCAGGAAATTTCGCATAGGAGCCCTCAGGTGTCTGAGGTAAAAGTTGCACGTGGTCGTTCCAAGGGCACTTCTGAGCGTAAAAATAGGCGTGTTTCTGCCAAAGGATCAGGGAAAGAGTCATCTGCAAAGGGTAGTCACATGAGGAAATCAGAGAAACTAGAGCAATCTAAAAGTACGCCCATGCGCAATCCTGGAATTTTCCAGCTTGCACAGTCTAATGAGATACAACATCATGGGCATGTGGAGTCCAGTGGTGCTAAACCATTTGTCTTTATTGGTGCTTCAGCTTCCAGCATTCCAGACTTGAACAATTCTTTGAAGAATTCTGCTTCCCCATCTCAAATGTTTCTACAGCCTTTCACAGACTTGCAGCAAGTTCAATTGCGCGCTCAGATTTTTGTTTATGGAGCTTTGAT TCAAGGTACAGCACCAGATGAGGCATACATGCTGGCTGCATTTGGAGGACACG ATGGTAGAACAAACCTTTGGGAGAATGCCTGGCGTATGTGTGTGGACAGGCTTCATGGAAAAAAAACTCAGCCTATTAACCCAGAGACACCTTTGCAATCACAATCCG GTAGGAGTACTGAGAAAGGAAataaacaaagtacactacaAAGTAAAGCTGTATCTCCTCCAGTCAGTCGAGTTAGCAGTAAGAATACTTCAACGGTGTTAAATCCTATTATCCCTCTTTCCTCACCACTCTGGAATATTTCCACACCTTCAAGTACTTTGCAACCTAGTATTATGCCTCGAAGTCCAGTCATAGACTATCAGCAAGCACTTTCTCCATTGCATCCGTATCAGACTCCTCCTGTCAGGAACTTCATTGGTCATAATCTGTCATGGTTTTCTCAGACCCCATTACATAGTACCTGGGTTGCTACTCAGACATCGACACCTGACTCTGGTGCACAGTTTTCTGGTTTGCCAAATACTGAGCCAGTTCTCTTAACGCCAGTGAAGGAATCATCTATGCCACAATCCTCCACCGTGAAGCCCTCTGGTTCAATGGTTCACGGTGGAACTACTTGTAATGCATTAACTGGGGCATCCCCCCTGCTCGAGTTAAAAAAGGTGTCAGTAACCACCGGGCAAAATTTGACTGAATCaaaaacgagaaaaagaaagaagattacAGTTTCTGAGGATCCGGGCCTTATAACTATGCAGGTTCAACCACATTTAAAACCAGTTTCAGCTGTGGTTACAACTACAATTTCTACTCTTGCAACATCTCCATCTGTCTACCTTAAGGCACCTTCTGagaatttgattttatctGCATCTTCATTGTGTCCACCTACTCACCCAAAGAACGCCGGTCAAGATTTGAGAGGGAAAACTATGTTTTCGGAGGAAACACTTGGCAAGGTTGCGGAGGCTAAGCAAGTGGCTGAGGATGCTGCACTGTTTGCATCTGAAGCTGTTAAACACAGTGCAGAATTGTGGAGTCAATTGGACAGACAGAAAAATTCAGAATTAGTATCAGCTGTTGAAGCTAAACTAGCTTCTGCAGCTGTTGCAATAGCAGCAGCTGCTTCCGTCGCAAAGGCTGCAGCTGCTGCTGCCAATGTGGCATTAAATGCTGCACGTCAAGCAAAATTGATGGCTGATCAGGCGTTGACTTCATCTAGCCATGAAGTTTCTTGTCACAGCAATGAAGTTCCTGTTCATGGAAGTGCTGTTGGTGTAGGGAAGGCCACTCCAGCGTCCATCTTGAGGGGTGAAGATGGAGGAAATAGTTCCAGTTCTATTATTGTTGCTGCTAGGGAGGCAGCTAGAAAGAGGGTTGAAGCTGCATCAGCTGCTTCTAAGCATGCTGAAAATGTGGATGCCATTGTCAAAGCTGCCGAGCTGGCAGCAGCTGCGGTGTCACAAGCTGGAAAGTTAGTTGCCATGAGCGATCCTCTTCCCTTGGGCAAGTTAGTAGAAGCTGGTCCAGAGGGTTATTGGAAAGTCCCTCAAGTTTCATCTGAGATGGTTATGAGATCTGATGATGTTAATGGAGGATATTCCAATTCAGCAATTAAGCATCCTAGAGAGGGACTGTCAGGTAAGAATGAAATTCAGGCAAGTGTCAATGTCACTTCACTTATTCCTGGAGACATATCTATGGGTTCTGTTGAGAATCATCCCAGATTGGTCGAAGGTATCCCAAGTTCTGTACCACCTCGTGAAAATGATCTGAGAGGGGACAAGGACCAAAATGCTTCTGGCCTGACAAAAACCATTGGTGTTGTTCCAGAATCTGAGGTTGGAGAAAGATCCTCCCAGAACGAGTGTGAAAAGCCCAAGGATTTAAGACAAAGTAGCATCAAGGAAGGTTCCCATGTCGAG GTTTTTAAGGATGGAAATGGATTAAAAGCTTCTTGGTTCACAGCCAATGTGCTGAGTGTGAAGGAAGGGAAAGCTTATGTGTCCTACACTGAACTTCAACCTGAACAAG GGTCAGGTCAACTAAAGGAGTGGGTTGCTCTTGATGGTCAAGGGGGTATGGCACCAAGGATACGAATTTCTCGTCCTATGACTAGCTTGCCAAGTGAAGGAACGAGGAAGAGACGCCGAGCAGTTGCAGGGGACTACATCTGGTCAGTTGGAGACAAAGTTGATGCTTGGATGCAGAATAG CTGGCATGAAGGAGTGGTTGCTGAGAAGGACGCAAAAGATGAAACGACATATACTGTCTGCTTTCCAG CTCGAGGTGAAACGTCCACTATCAAAGTTTGGAATCTCCGGCCTACTCTCATATGGAAAGATGGGGAATGGCTTGAGTTATCCGGCTCATATGTAAATGACTATTCTCATGAG ACTGTTATGCCTCAGGAAAAGCGCATGAAGTTGGGCAGTCCAGCTGCAGAGGTTAAAAGGAAGGATAAAATGCCTACGATTGTGGAGGATGTAGAATCAGTGAAGCCAGCGGACTCAAGTTTGCCTTCGCTAGCagcaaatgaaaaaatatttaatgttggTAGACATACTCAAACTGAGAACAAGTCTAATCCATTAAAAACTGGTCGGACTGGTATGCAGAAGGGCACATCAAGAGTGGTTATTGGTGTTCCCAGGCctggaaaaaagagaaaatttatggAAGTGAGCAAACATTATGATGCGGGTGCTCGAACTACTGAAGCAAATGATTCCGCTAAGTTGGCCAAGAATTTGCTGCCGCAAGGATCTACCTCCAAAGGATCaaaaagaacttcaaaatATGAAACGAAGGAAAAACATGCAAATGACGCCAAGCCCATGGGTGTCAAGTCCGGAAAGCAGCCAAGTTTGTCAG AGGAAGCAGTTATCACCAAGGATCCTGGAAGCCAGAATGAGGGTGCTTCAGGGAAGAACGACCAAATGGATGTTCCTTCTTTTTGTAGCATTGAAGAAGCACCAGAGGGCTCGGTCTTATTTCCTCCAGCACATGCTCCCAAGAAAGCATCCTCATTTCACTCGAAGCCTGAACGAGCAAATAAAGGAAAACTTGCTCCTGCAGCTGCGAAATTGGCAAAAATTGAGGAAGAGAAGGTTTTCATTGGGAATTCTAACAAACCAAATTCTAATGTTATTGAGCCACGTAGATCCAACCGCCGAATTCAGCCGACCTCAAGA TTATTAGAGGGACTGCAAAGCTCATtgacaatttcaaaaattccTTTTATTTCACACGATAAAGGTCAAAGAAGCCAGAGCAGGAATGCATCTAGAG GGAATAAAATCTAA